A window from Populus trichocarpa isolate Nisqually-1 chromosome 3, P.trichocarpa_v4.1, whole genome shotgun sequence encodes these proteins:
- the LOC112327014 gene encoding uncharacterized protein LOC112327014, translating to MPDVQALVNDFLIKLKKRKIEGSQATARQAAELLRSVISQQRVPYTNQAGALIDAVRAVGEQLIAANPVELAVGNIVRRVLHIIREEDLSLTTAAISGLNLSATSDGDDDDDGDGERDEHTVLSAAAAARNALRPPSLQTLLEDMPESVAIPHTYSSGGDSEGKSKSADKSSRTRRLKHDVIEAVNELIQDINTCHEQIAEQAVEHIHQNEVILTLGSSKTVLEFLYAAKEKKRSFRVFVAEGAPRYQGHLLAKELVTRGLHTTLITDSAVFAMISRVNMVIVGAHAVMANGGVIVPVGLNMVALAAQKHAVPFVVLAGSHKLCPLYPHNPEVLLNELRSPSELLDFGEFSDCLDFGSGTGSPLLHVVNPAFDYVPPKLVSLFITDTGGHNPSYMYRLIADYYSADDLVVRRRVALGN from the exons ATGCCGGACGTGCAAGCTCTTGTCAATGATTTTCTTATCAAGCTTAAAAAAcg TAAGATTGAGGGTTCGCAGGCGACGGCGAGGCAGGCTGCTGAACTGTTACGATCAGTTATTTCGCAACAGCGAGTGCCTTACACGAATCAGGCTGGAGCTTTAATTGATGCTGTGAGGGCTGTTGGGGAGCAGCTGATTGCTGCCAATCCTGTCG AGTTAGCTGTGGGTAATATTGTGAGGCGCGTTTTGCATATTATTAGGGAGGAGGATCTTTCTCTGACGACTGCTGCTATTTCGGGTTTGAATTTATCAGCAACAAGTGAtggggatgatgatgatgatggtgatggcgAGCGAGATGAGCATACAGTTCTatcagctgctgctgctgcgaGAAATGCTTTGCGTCCGCCTTCCTTGCAAACCCTACTGGAGGATATGCCTGAGTCAGTGGCTATTCCTCATACTTATTCATCGGGAGGTGATTCTGAAGGAAAAAGCAAAT CTGCTGATAAAAGTTCAAGAACTCGAAGGTTGAAGCATGATGTCATTGAAGCAGTTAACGAGCTTATTCAGGATATTAACACTTGTCATGAACAGATTGCTGAACAAGCAGTGGAACATATTcatcaaaa TGAGGTGATATTAACTTTAGGTAGTTCAAAGACAGTGTTAGAATTTCTTTATGCtgcaaaggagaagaaaagatcATTCCGGGTATTTGTTGCTGAGGGTGCTCCAAG GTATCAAGGGCATCTTCTTGCAAAAGAACTGGTCACAAGAGGTTTACATACCACTTTGATTACTGACTCAGCAGTTTTTGCCATGATTTCCCGTGTGAACATG GTTATAGTTGGAGCTCATGCTGTAATGGCCAATGGTGGTGTGATAGTACCTGTTGGGCTGAATATGGTTGCACTTGCAGCTCAAAAGCATGCTGTACCTTTTGTCGTGCTTGCAGGCAGTCACAAG CTGTGTCCCTTGTACCCTCACAATCCTGAGGTCTTACTAAATGAATTGAGATCTCCATCCGAGCTTCTGGATTTTGGAGAATTCTCAGATTGCTTAGATTTTGGGAGCGGTACGGGCTCTCCTCTTCTTCATGTTGTCAATCCAGCATTTGATTATGTGCCACCAAAGCTTGTTAGTCTGTTTATCACTGACAC TGGAGGGCACAATCCATCATACATGTACCGACTCATTGCAGATTATTACTCCGCCGATGATTTGGTGGTGCGAAGAAGGGTTGCTTTGGGAAATTGA